One window of Verrucomicrobiia bacterium genomic DNA carries:
- a CDS encoding MBL fold metallo-hydrolase, with amino-acid sequence MTTTTLDLGAYEPKLLSQGLGVWRYQKPLPLTTETGKLRVIALGVGGAFSARMFQSNFILIKGKTALFVDLGSKATFKMSEFGLSAHAIKHLLVTHSHADHIGSLEELALKRRYEAPFIEMPKEQGEDFNTYLMRCANARAEGRFRPKLYVPDHYADMLWDWSLRGGLAFSEVTDVPDPKGELLLEHYFDVVTPKHLPGEAVDTWEFTVKGEVKEDDLTVRIFAANHIPDTAATVEESIYTTGLIVDGRVLISGDTKFDLGMLQRLAPQCEVIFHDCQHFLGGVHANYQQLKTLPAEMKAKMVLYHLSDGMLDINVKADGFAGLMEPAPVVYDF; translated from the coding sequence ATGACTACAACGACGCTGGATCTGGGGGCTTACGAGCCTAAGCTGCTTTCACAGGGGCTGGGTGTCTGGCGCTACCAGAAGCCGCTGCCGCTCACCACCGAAACGGGGAAGCTGCGGGTCATCGCATTGGGCGTAGGGGGAGCTTTTTCGGCGCGGATGTTTCAATCCAATTTCATCCTCATCAAGGGCAAGACGGCACTGTTCGTGGATCTCGGTTCCAAGGCCACGTTCAAGATGAGCGAGTTCGGCCTGTCTGCCCATGCCATCAAGCATCTGCTGGTGACACATTCGCATGCGGATCATATCGGCTCACTGGAGGAACTGGCGCTGAAGCGCCGGTATGAAGCGCCGTTCATCGAGATGCCGAAAGAGCAGGGGGAGGATTTTAACACCTACTTGATGCGTTGTGCCAACGCGCGGGCAGAGGGGCGTTTCCGTCCCAAGCTGTATGTGCCGGATCATTATGCGGACATGCTGTGGGATTGGTCCTTGCGCGGTGGTTTGGCGTTTTCGGAGGTGACGGACGTGCCCGATCCGAAAGGTGAACTCCTGCTGGAGCATTATTTCGATGTGGTGACGCCGAAGCATTTGCCGGGGGAAGCGGTGGACACGTGGGAGTTCACGGTGAAGGGCGAGGTGAAGGAAGATGATCTCACGGTGCGCATCTTTGCGGCGAATCATATCCCGGATACGGCGGCCACAGTGGAGGAGAGCATCTACACGACGGGCCTGATCGTGGATGGGCGGGTGCTGATCTCCGGGGATACGAAGTTCGATCTGGGGATGCTGCAACGGCTCGCGCCGCAGTGCGAGGTGATCTTCCATGATTGCCAGCATTTCCTGGGTGGTGTGCATGCGAATTATCAGCAGCTCAAAACGCTGCCTGCCGAGATGAAGGCGAAGATGGTGCTGTATCATCTCTCGGATGGGATGCTGGATATCAATGTGAAGGCGGATGGGTTTGCGGGGCTGATGGAGCCCGCGCCGGTGGTGTATGATTTCTAG
- a CDS encoding FAD-dependent oxidoreductase, giving the protein MNRRNFLFATTAMTLGGGVLSASSARAAEERRINRKGKSELRAEVVIVGAGLGGCAAALAALRRGLRVILTEETDWIGGQLTQQAVPPDENRWIETNGANQSYRELRNAIRDYYRRHYPLTDAAKGKVDLNPGDGAVSRLCHEPKVALAVLESWFAPWQSSGQLTLLLEHKAVAAEMVGDEVRAVEVQNLRSGNKVVLSAPYFVDATELGDLLPLTRTEFVTGAESKAETGELHAVAKNDPNNQQAFTMCFALDYVAGHESVIEKPREYEFWRNYVPKMSPVWPGRLLDLTYTHPRTMLPKKLGFNPEGEHPGTVTNLWKYRRIANKANFRAGTYPGDICLVNWPQNDYLLGNLVGVSDKEFKQHVERAKQLSLSLVYWLQTEVERPDGKQGWPGLRLRKDIVGTEDGLAKYPYVREARRIKAVFTVKEQHVGLEMRALATGVKEAEAKAEQFYDSVGIGAYAIDLHPTTRGDNYIDFLTAPFQVPLGALLPQRVKNLLPANKNIGTTHLTNGCYRLHPVEWGIGEAVGALAGYCVKKKVEPKAVRERRELLAEFQGELGKAGVETQWK; this is encoded by the coding sequence ATGAACCGGCGCAATTTTCTTTTTGCTACGACGGCGATGACTTTGGGCGGAGGGGTTTTGTCGGCGTCTTCGGCGCGAGCGGCGGAGGAGCGGCGGATCAATCGGAAGGGGAAATCCGAGTTGCGGGCGGAGGTGGTGATCGTGGGGGCGGGGTTGGGTGGTTGTGCGGCGGCTTTGGCGGCTTTGCGTCGTGGGCTGCGGGTGATTTTGACGGAGGAGACGGATTGGATCGGGGGGCAGTTGACGCAGCAGGCGGTGCCGCCGGATGAGAATCGCTGGATCGAGACGAATGGGGCGAATCAGAGTTATCGCGAGTTGAGGAATGCGATCCGGGATTATTATCGGCGGCATTATCCGCTGACGGACGCGGCGAAGGGGAAGGTGGATCTGAATCCGGGGGATGGTGCGGTGTCGCGCTTGTGTCATGAACCGAAGGTGGCGTTGGCGGTATTGGAATCGTGGTTCGCGCCGTGGCAGAGCAGCGGGCAGCTTACGTTATTGTTGGAGCATAAGGCGGTGGCGGCGGAGATGGTGGGTGATGAGGTGAGGGCGGTGGAGGTGCAGAATTTGCGCTCGGGGAACAAGGTGGTTTTAAGCGCGCCGTATTTCGTGGATGCGACGGAGTTGGGGGATTTGTTGCCGTTGACGAGGACGGAGTTTGTCACGGGTGCGGAATCGAAAGCGGAGACGGGGGAGCTGCATGCGGTGGCGAAGAATGATCCGAATAATCAGCAGGCGTTCACGATGTGTTTCGCGCTGGATTATGTGGCGGGTCACGAATCGGTGATCGAGAAGCCGCGGGAGTATGAGTTCTGGCGGAATTACGTGCCGAAGATGTCGCCGGTGTGGCCGGGGCGTTTGCTGGATCTGACTTACACGCATCCTCGCACGATGTTGCCGAAGAAGCTGGGGTTTAATCCGGAAGGGGAGCATCCGGGGACGGTGACGAATCTGTGGAAGTATCGACGCATCGCGAACAAGGCGAATTTCCGGGCGGGCACGTATCCGGGCGATATCTGCCTGGTGAACTGGCCGCAGAATGATTATCTGCTGGGGAATCTCGTGGGGGTATCCGACAAAGAATTCAAGCAGCACGTAGAGCGGGCGAAGCAATTGAGTCTCTCGCTGGTGTATTGGTTGCAGACGGAGGTGGAGCGGCCGGATGGCAAGCAGGGTTGGCCGGGGTTGCGTTTGCGGAAAGATATCGTGGGCACGGAGGATGGGCTGGCGAAGTATCCGTATGTGCGCGAGGCGCGGCGGATCAAAGCGGTGTTCACGGTGAAGGAGCAGCATGTGGGATTGGAGATGCGCGCGCTGGCTACGGGTGTGAAGGAAGCGGAGGCAAAGGCGGAGCAGTTCTACGATTCAGTCGGCATTGGGGCCTATGCGATAGATCTGCATCCGACGACGCGTGGTGATAATTACATCGATTTTTTGACGGCGCCGTTTCAAGTGCCATTGGGGGCATTGCTGCCGCAGCGGGTGAAGAATCTTTTGCCGGCGAATAAGAATATCGGGACGACGCATCTGACGAATGGGTGTTATCGGTTGCATCCGGTGGAGTGGGGCATCGGCGAGGCGGTGGGTGCGCTAGCGGGGTATTGTGTGAAGAAGAAGGTGGAGCCGAAGGCGGTGCGGGAGCGACGTGAATTGCTGGCGGAGTTTCAGGGGGAACTCGGGAAGGCGGGGGTGGAGACACAGTGGAAATGA
- a CDS encoding VTT domain-containing protein, which produces MRLVGIFIGLAVLFLVPFLIWGEELTHSFSFQGSVEWLRQQGQFAWLAGLVLLASDLVLPIPATAVMAALGLIYGPVIGGLIGAVGSFLSGFIAYGLCRMLGRKAAVKVVGEEDLKRGEELFTRLGGWLVAVSRWLPLFPEVIACMAGLTRMPVKLFAVALLCGSVPMAFTYAAIGHAGVEHPGMALALSALVPPVLWLVVQGWIKRRAYSNSSRSE; this is translated from the coding sequence ATGCGATTGGTGGGCATATTTATTGGGTTGGCGGTTTTGTTTCTCGTGCCGTTTTTGATTTGGGGCGAGGAGCTGACGCATTCGTTTTCTTTTCAAGGATCGGTGGAGTGGCTGCGGCAACAGGGCCAGTTCGCGTGGCTGGCGGGGTTGGTATTGCTGGCGAGTGATCTGGTGTTGCCGATTCCAGCGACGGCGGTGATGGCGGCGCTGGGGTTGATCTATGGACCTGTGATCGGTGGATTGATCGGAGCGGTGGGCTCGTTTCTTTCGGGATTCATCGCATATGGGTTGTGTCGCATGTTGGGGCGGAAGGCGGCGGTGAAGGTGGTGGGGGAAGAGGATTTGAAACGCGGGGAAGAATTGTTCACGCGCTTGGGCGGTTGGCTGGTGGCGGTGTCGCGGTGGTTGCCATTATTTCCAGAAGTCATCGCGTGCATGGCGGGGCTGACGCGGATGCCGGTGAAGTTGTTCGCGGTGGCGTTGTTGTGTGGATCGGTGCCGATGGCGTTCACGTATGCGGCAATCGGTCATGCAGGCGTGGAGCATCCGGGAATGGCACTGGCGTTGAGCGCGCTAGTGCCGCCGGTATTGTGGCTGGTGGTGCAAGGCTGGATCAAACGTCGTGCTTATTCCAATTCATCGCGCAGTGAGTAA
- a CDS encoding LemA family protein, whose product MSNPAVIAPVVGTILGVVFLGMALRAGRRRRLLDDTPTCKTTGVFIGMVELKGTAESEQPLRSYLAEQRCVHYQWSVDEHWSRTVTEHYTDSNGKSQTRTKHESGWKTVADGGTMIPFYVQDDCGVVQVNPQGAELETVTMFEEMCGRGDALYYAKGPAFAVSDSDHRRRFVEKGIPLHQPVYVMGQARERSDIVAAEIAQSDKASMFMISTRNEESISGGMATAFWLWGIGGLIAMAGGFGIGFSQNINGAGPLPLIAGGVLYIACWFLGWAWMVFNSVVGLRQRVKQAWSQVDVQLKRRQDLIPNLVSTVKGLKDYESKLQTEVATMRAQMTATPPGEAGADFSGIAPLLVAIEENYPELKAEESFLNLQKNLIDTEQRIALARGYYNEIASFYNTRLEVVPDRFLAALAGMKPEALLLAESFERQAVEVKFAE is encoded by the coding sequence GTGTCAAATCCGGCGGTGATCGCTCCAGTGGTGGGAACCATTCTCGGCGTAGTATTTCTGGGAATGGCGTTGCGTGCAGGCAGACGGCGTCGTCTGCTCGACGATACTCCGACGTGCAAGACCACGGGCGTCTTCATCGGCATGGTGGAGCTCAAAGGGACGGCGGAATCAGAGCAACCGCTGAGGAGTTATCTGGCAGAGCAGAGATGCGTGCATTACCAATGGAGTGTGGATGAGCATTGGTCGCGGACAGTTACGGAGCATTACACGGACAGCAATGGGAAATCGCAAACGCGTACGAAGCATGAGAGTGGATGGAAAACGGTGGCCGATGGCGGCACGATGATTCCCTTTTACGTGCAGGATGATTGCGGCGTGGTGCAGGTGAATCCGCAGGGAGCGGAGCTGGAAACGGTCACGATGTTTGAAGAGATGTGCGGGCGAGGCGATGCGTTGTATTATGCCAAGGGGCCAGCATTCGCAGTTTCGGATTCCGATCATCGCCGCAGGTTTGTGGAGAAGGGCATTCCATTACATCAACCCGTTTATGTCATGGGACAAGCTAGGGAGCGCAGTGACATCGTGGCAGCGGAGATCGCGCAGAGTGACAAGGCGTCCATGTTCATGATCTCCACGCGCAATGAGGAATCCATCAGTGGGGGCATGGCAACAGCCTTTTGGCTATGGGGCATTGGTGGGTTGATTGCGATGGCGGGTGGTTTTGGCATTGGCTTTTCGCAGAACATCAATGGAGCTGGTCCATTGCCGTTGATTGCTGGTGGTGTGCTTTACATCGCGTGCTGGTTCTTAGGCTGGGCATGGATGGTATTCAACAGCGTGGTGGGATTGCGGCAGCGGGTGAAGCAGGCGTGGTCGCAGGTGGATGTGCAATTGAAGCGGCGGCAGGATCTGATTCCCAATCTGGTATCCACCGTCAAAGGGTTGAAGGATTACGAGTCCAAGCTGCAGACGGAAGTGGCTACGATGCGGGCGCAGATGACGGCGACGCCGCCGGGTGAAGCGGGAGCAGATTTCTCGGGCATTGCGCCATTGCTGGTGGCGATCGAGGAGAATTATCCGGAACTGAAGGCGGAAGAATCGTTCCTGAACTTGCAGAAGAATTTGATTGATACAGAGCAACGGATCGCGTTGGCGCGGGGGTATTACAATGAGATAGCGTCGTTCTATAACACGCGACTGGAGGTGGTGCCGGACCGTTTCCTGGCAGCCTTGGCGGGGATGAAGCCGGAGGCACTCCTGCTCGCGGAGAGCTTTGAACGGCAGGCAGTTGAGGTGAAGTTCGCGGAGTGA
- a CDS encoding PQQ-binding-like beta-propeller repeat protein, whose amino-acid sequence MFTLNTQADWTQFRGPNGSGTVAGAKPPVEWADGKNVQWKVALPGPGTSSPILVGEKIFITSWSGNGANGQAGALKRHLVCLDRKTGKAIWSKVINGEANVDRYDQMLQEHGYASHTPVSDGERVYVFFGKAGALAFDLDGKQVWQTNLGTGANQKNWGSASSPVLYKDSVIINASEESHAIYALDKKTGKQLWKAEGAGLEYVFGTPVLMETEGKAELILALPNELWAINPDTGKLRWFADTGMSGNVAPSVVPGKGVVYAFGGFPQLMAVAVKTGGKGDVSQSHVLWRNNNSSYIPTPVLHEDRLYFASDAGFAVCLDAKTGSLVYKERLPGASASGRGGKPFYASAVLANGQVYAVSRRNGTFVFPAKPEFKVVAQNKLTDDTQFNATPALDGQTIFLRSDRYLYCIASAAGE is encoded by the coding sequence TTGTTTACGCTGAATACCCAAGCGGATTGGACGCAATTCCGCGGTCCTAATGGAAGTGGCACGGTAGCTGGAGCCAAGCCGCCGGTGGAATGGGCGGATGGCAAGAATGTGCAGTGGAAGGTGGCATTGCCGGGACCGGGGACATCCAGTCCGATTCTGGTGGGGGAGAAGATTTTCATCACCTCATGGTCTGGTAATGGCGCTAATGGTCAGGCGGGAGCATTGAAGCGGCATCTCGTCTGTCTGGACCGTAAGACGGGCAAAGCGATTTGGAGCAAGGTGATCAACGGTGAAGCGAATGTGGATCGTTATGATCAGATGCTCCAAGAGCACGGCTACGCGAGCCATACGCCAGTGAGTGATGGCGAGCGCGTTTATGTGTTCTTCGGCAAGGCGGGTGCGCTGGCATTTGATTTGGACGGCAAGCAGGTTTGGCAGACAAATCTGGGCACGGGTGCGAATCAGAAGAATTGGGGGTCCGCTTCCAGTCCGGTGCTCTACAAGGATTCCGTCATTATCAATGCTTCCGAAGAAAGCCACGCCATCTACGCGCTCGATAAGAAGACCGGCAAGCAATTGTGGAAGGCGGAAGGTGCGGGTTTGGAATATGTCTTCGGTACGCCGGTGCTCATGGAAACAGAAGGCAAAGCGGAGTTGATCCTCGCGTTACCGAATGAGCTTTGGGCGATCAATCCTGATACGGGCAAGCTGCGCTGGTTCGCGGATACCGGCATGTCTGGCAACGTGGCTCCGAGCGTTGTGCCGGGTAAAGGTGTGGTGTATGCCTTCGGCGGTTTCCCACAGTTGATGGCTGTGGCGGTGAAGACTGGCGGGAAGGGTGATGTCTCGCAAAGCCATGTGCTGTGGCGGAACAATAACAGCTCTTACATCCCTACGCCGGTGCTGCATGAGGACCGGTTGTATTTCGCCAGTGATGCCGGGTTTGCGGTGTGTCTCGATGCGAAGACGGGGTCGTTGGTTTACAAAGAGCGTTTGCCCGGTGCGAGTGCCTCGGGTCGCGGCGGCAAACCTTTCTACGCCTCTGCGGTGCTGGCGAATGGTCAGGTCTATGCTGTGAGCCGGCGCAATGGCACATTCGTTTTCCCGGCCAAGCCTGAGTTCAAAGTGGTCGCACAGAACAAGCTGACGGATGACACGCAGTTCAATGCGACACCGGCCCTCGATGGCCAGACGATTTTCCTCCGCTCAGACCGTTACCTCTACTGCATCGCGTCTGCAGCGGGTGAATGA
- a CDS encoding SET domain-containing protein yields MVHPDTQLKLVSEEIGHGVFATHFIPKGTIVWVRDDLDQVFTPERVNAMDPQYQAILEKYSFVDAKGDIILCWDHSRFFNHSCNANCMSAGYDFEIAVRDIQAGEELTDDYGTLNLRENFGCLCRHVECRKEIRPDDLQHFASHWDKQVSEAFCQIPKVKQPLWHLLKEKHEVEQALQNPALLRSIYCHYAPAA; encoded by the coding sequence GTGGTCCACCCGGACACCCAACTTAAGCTGGTCAGCGAAGAGATAGGACACGGCGTCTTCGCCACTCACTTCATCCCCAAAGGCACCATCGTGTGGGTGCGCGACGATCTGGATCAGGTCTTCACGCCTGAACGGGTCAACGCCATGGACCCTCAGTATCAGGCCATCCTGGAGAAGTACTCTTTCGTCGATGCCAAGGGCGATATCATCCTGTGCTGGGACCACTCACGCTTCTTCAACCACTCCTGCAATGCGAATTGCATGTCTGCCGGTTACGACTTCGAAATCGCCGTGCGTGATATCCAGGCTGGCGAAGAACTCACGGATGATTACGGCACGCTGAACCTGCGCGAGAACTTCGGCTGCCTCTGCCGTCATGTAGAATGCCGGAAAGAGATCCGTCCAGATGACCTGCAACACTTCGCATCTCACTGGGACAAGCAAGTCTCTGAGGCTTTCTGCCAAATCCCCAAAGTAAAACAACCACTCTGGCATTTGCTCAAAGAAAAACACGAAGTTGAGCAGGCTTTACAGAACCCGGCCTTGCTCCGCTCCATCTACTGCCATTACGCTCCTGCAGCGTAG
- a CDS encoding DEAD/DEAH box helicase has product MSFAQLGLSAPVLEGVKAMGYTDPTAIQLRAIPIILEGRDVIGSAQTGTGKTAAFALPILSKLDTHQKNPRVLILEPTRELASQVETAVRDYCRFTDLTVAVIYGGVGYGKQREALSTGVDILVATPGRLLDHMQEGACRLDHITHLVLDEADRMLDMGFLPDVRRIVERCPKNRQTSLFSATVPPQIETLIQWAMKTPETVEIGARRSPAETVKHALYPVNSLQKTDLLIELLERLHYDSVIIFCRTKQNADQVGSLLKRKNHAVTVLHSNRTQREREDALKGFRDGKYEVLVATDIAARGLDIEGVSHVINYDVPQHPEDYVHRIGRTGRAQTTGDALTLMLAEDRDHVASIERFIGQTIKREKIENFAYKYTSLFDDGKSTGGNAPRFRQSRISGGYSFGRSRK; this is encoded by the coding sequence ATGTCATTTGCACAACTTGGTCTGTCCGCCCCGGTCCTTGAAGGAGTCAAGGCCATGGGTTACACCGACCCGACCGCCATCCAGCTCCGCGCCATCCCCATCATTCTCGAAGGCCGCGACGTCATCGGCAGCGCCCAGACCGGCACCGGCAAAACCGCCGCCTTTGCCCTGCCCATCCTTTCCAAACTGGATACGCACCAAAAGAATCCACGCGTGCTCATTCTTGAGCCGACTCGCGAACTGGCCTCTCAAGTGGAAACCGCAGTGCGCGATTATTGCCGTTTCACCGATCTGACCGTTGCGGTGATCTATGGTGGTGTCGGCTACGGCAAACAGCGTGAGGCTCTTTCCACCGGTGTGGATATCCTCGTAGCCACTCCCGGTCGTCTTTTGGATCACATGCAGGAAGGTGCCTGCCGCCTCGACCACATCACGCACCTCGTGCTGGATGAAGCGGATCGTATGCTGGACATGGGCTTCCTCCCTGACGTTCGTCGCATCGTCGAGCGTTGTCCGAAGAACCGCCAAACCTCTCTTTTCTCCGCCACCGTCCCCCCGCAGATCGAAACGCTCATCCAATGGGCGATGAAGACTCCGGAAACGGTCGAAATCGGCGCTCGCCGCAGCCCAGCCGAAACCGTAAAGCACGCGCTCTACCCGGTGAACTCCTTGCAGAAGACAGACCTGCTCATCGAACTGCTGGAACGTCTGCACTACGATTCTGTCATCATCTTCTGTCGCACCAAGCAGAACGCTGATCAGGTCGGCAGCCTGCTCAAGCGCAAGAACCACGCAGTCACCGTCCTTCACTCCAATCGCACCCAACGCGAGCGTGAAGACGCGCTCAAAGGTTTCCGCGATGGCAAATACGAAGTGCTCGTCGCTACGGACATCGCCGCACGCGGCTTGGATATCGAAGGCGTCAGTCATGTCATCAACTACGATGTCCCCCAGCACCCGGAGGATTACGTCCATCGTATCGGTCGCACAGGTCGTGCCCAAACGACCGGTGATGCCCTCACTCTGATGCTTGCAGAAGATCGCGATCACGTCGCTTCCATCGAGCGTTTCATAGGTCAGACAATCAAACGTGAGAAGATCGAGAATTTCGCTTATAAGTATACCTCTCTTTTCGATGATGGTAAGAGCACGGGTGGCAATGCTCCTCGCTTCCGTCAGTCCCGCATTTCTGGCGGTTACAGCTTCGGACGGAGCCGGAAATGA
- a CDS encoding DNA alkylation repair protein, translating to MTLKAIRAQLHAYANPRRAALMQVFFQTAPGGYGAGDKFIGLTVPQVREVVRSGWEVSPSVVLGLLKSPIHEERLLALLIWVRQFSKGDEVRREAIYQSYLEHTRWINNWDLVDASARDIVGAWLADKDRGVLYKLAKSADLWERRIAIIATFYFIREKDSKDTVAISEMLLRDEEDLIHKATGWMLRETGKRDLEVLEGFLRKHCRTMPRTMLRYAIEKLPEVRRRAYLQGKVEK from the coding sequence ATGACTCTCAAAGCAATCCGCGCCCAATTACATGCTTACGCGAATCCACGCCGGGCAGCTTTGATGCAGGTGTTTTTCCAGACTGCTCCCGGCGGGTATGGGGCAGGGGATAAATTCATTGGATTGACGGTGCCGCAAGTGCGTGAAGTGGTGCGATCAGGATGGGAAGTATCGCCTTCGGTGGTGCTGGGGCTGTTGAAATCACCCATCCATGAGGAACGCCTGCTGGCCTTGCTTATCTGGGTAAGGCAGTTCAGCAAAGGAGATGAAGTGCGTCGCGAAGCCATTTACCAGAGTTATCTGGAACACACGCGGTGGATCAATAATTGGGATCTCGTCGATGCGTCAGCACGGGACATCGTGGGCGCATGGCTGGCGGATAAGGACAGGGGTGTGCTTTACAAGTTGGCCAAGTCTGCGGACTTATGGGAAAGGCGTATAGCCATCATCGCCACGTTTTACTTCATACGGGAGAAGGATTCTAAGGACACGGTTGCCATTAGTGAAATGCTGCTAAGGGATGAGGAAGACCTTATTCACAAGGCCACGGGCTGGATGCTGCGTGAGACAGGGAAGCGTGATTTGGAAGTGCTGGAAGGCTTTTTAAGGAAGCATTGCCGCACAATGCCGCGCACCATGCTCCGCTACGCGATCGAGAAGCTGCCGGAGGTGCGTCGGCGTGCGTATCTGCAGGGGAAGGTGGAGAAATAA
- the rpsT gene encoding 30S ribosomal protein S20 translates to MPNTKSAERRVRSSARKESRNTAVISKVKTLEKSYLKLLQGGKKDEAASALKVAISALDKAAKAGVIKKETVDRKKSRLSIQLKKAAAPAAAK, encoded by the coding sequence ATGCCGAATACGAAGTCAGCCGAACGCCGCGTGCGCAGCAGCGCCCGTAAAGAGTCCCGTAACACCGCCGTCATCTCCAAGGTCAAGACGTTGGAAAAGAGCTACTTGAAGCTCCTCCAAGGCGGCAAGAAAGACGAGGCTGCATCGGCCCTGAAGGTCGCCATCTCCGCTCTCGACAAGGCCGCCAAGGCTGGCGTCATCAAGAAGGAAACCGTGGACCGTAAGAAGTCCCGCCTCTCCATCCAGTTGAAGAAGGCCGCCGCTCCTGCCGCTGCCAAGTAA
- a CDS encoding ferredoxin codes for MADLENSYSQNIAGKYYVDNQCIDCDLCRETAPQNFTRNDDGGHSYVYKQPGSPEEEAQCKEAMEGCPVEAIGNNGQ; via the coding sequence ATGGCTGACCTAGAAAATAGCTATTCGCAAAACATTGCGGGCAAGTACTACGTGGACAATCAATGCATCGACTGCGATTTGTGCCGCGAAACCGCTCCGCAGAACTTCACCCGCAACGATGACGGCGGTCACTCCTACGTCTACAAGCAGCCCGGCTCTCCGGAAGAGGAAGCCCAGTGCAAGGAAGCCATGGAAGGCTGCCCAGTGGAAGCGATCGGTAATAACGGCCAATAA
- the pyk gene encoding pyruvate kinase: protein MSANSVRKTKIIATLGPATDSPEMLGRLIDAGMNIARLNMSHAPHDWVRRVVKDIRAAAKARGVSVGILMDTQGPAIRTGDLPVALDLQPGEIFNFTVRGEQSEEHRSVDVNYENFINDISVGDTVLVDNGAIHMKVLAKHNNHVKCEVLTPGKLGSRRHINLPGVKVSLPAMTSKDLADIAVGLEMGVDYIALSFVRESKDIQQLRAVVEKANPRPLIVAKIEDQQAIKNINSIIAEADAIMVARGDLGIECPYEELPIIQRKIVKTCLRVGRPVIVATHMLESMISTPHPTRAEITDVANAVYEQADAIMLSGETTVGKYPLKCLEVMDRVASRIERSGGANFQERAEFTSPRQKLVKSAVVMADELRADAIVIFTIRGTMARYTSWMRPRHSKIFAVCESQEMADQMTLLYGVVPVVMPFNHASPEKTISPAIDALKKSGYVAKGNTVVVVSSISAEERIVEAIQMRVVE, encoded by the coding sequence GTGAGTGCTAATTCTGTCCGCAAGACCAAAATCATTGCGACACTGGGTCCCGCTACCGATTCACCGGAGATGTTAGGCCGGTTGATCGATGCGGGAATGAACATTGCCCGTTTGAACATGTCCCACGCTCCCCATGACTGGGTACGGCGTGTAGTGAAAGACATCCGTGCCGCCGCCAAGGCGCGCGGAGTGAGCGTGGGTATCCTCATGGATACCCAAGGGCCCGCCATCCGCACCGGCGATCTGCCGGTCGCCCTGGATCTCCAGCCCGGTGAAATCTTCAACTTCACCGTCCGCGGTGAACAGAGTGAAGAACACCGCTCGGTGGATGTGAACTACGAGAACTTTATCAACGATATCAGCGTAGGCGATACTGTCCTGGTGGATAACGGGGCCATCCACATGAAAGTGCTGGCCAAGCATAACAACCATGTGAAGTGCGAAGTGCTTACCCCGGGCAAACTGGGTAGCCGTCGGCACATCAACTTGCCTGGCGTGAAAGTCAGTTTGCCAGCCATGACGAGCAAAGATTTGGCGGATATCGCCGTCGGGCTCGAGATGGGCGTTGATTACATCGCGCTCTCCTTCGTGCGCGAATCCAAGGACATCCAGCAGCTCCGCGCTGTGGTGGAAAAAGCCAATCCGCGTCCGCTCATCGTGGCGAAGATCGAGGATCAGCAGGCCATCAAGAATATCAACAGCATCATCGCGGAAGCGGATGCCATCATGGTGGCCCGCGGGGACCTCGGCATCGAGTGCCCTTACGAGGAGCTGCCCATCATCCAGCGCAAGATTGTGAAGACATGTCTGCGCGTTGGTCGCCCGGTCATCGTGGCCACGCACATGCTGGAAAGCATGATCTCTACGCCGCATCCGACGCGCGCCGAGATCACGGACGTGGCGAATGCCGTCTATGAACAGGCAGACGCCATCATGCTCAGCGGTGAAACCACGGTGGGCAAGTATCCGCTCAAATGTCTCGAAGTGATGGATCGTGTGGCCAGCCGTATCGAACGCTCTGGCGGTGCGAACTTCCAGGAACGTGCCGAGTTCACCAGCCCGCGACAGAAGCTCGTGAAGAGCGCTGTGGTGATGGCGGATGAATTGCGCGCGGATGCCATCGTGATCTTCACGATCCGCGGCACCATGGCGCGTTACACCTCATGGATGCGCCCACGTCATTCCAAGATCTTCGCCGTGTGCGAATCTCAGGAGATGGCGGACCAGATGACGTTGCTCTATGGCGTTGTGCCGGTAGTGATGCCGTTCAACCACGCATCACCGGAGAAGACGATCAGCCCGGCGATTGATGCCTTGAAGAAGAGCGGTTATGTGGCCAAGGGGAACACCGTGGTGGTCGTGAGTTCCATCTCGGCTGAGGAACGCATCGTGGAAGCGATCCAGATGCGGGTGGTGGAGTAA